CAAAGCAGAATTTCGTGACCGAGTTAAAGACAAAGCCATTGAAAAAGCGGAAGAAATTATTCTCGATGCAATTTTACCTCCCATCTTTCATAAAAAGGAAGAAGATCTAAACCCAGAAGAAAAGGAAAGACAAACCAGTTATAAAGAGTCTAGAGAAAAGTTCAGAGAAAAACTCCGTAAAGGGATTTTGAATGAACAAGAAATCGAAATTGATATTCCGAAACCTTCGGCACCCTCTGGGATGCCCATGTTGCAAGTGTTTGGTGCTGGAAATATGGAAGATATGGACAACCAATTACAAAGTTTGCTTGGGGATTTGATGCCTAAAAAATCAGGCAAACGAAAGGTAAAAGTATCGGATGCTGGGAAACTTCTCACCGAATCGGAAGCAGAAAAACTAATCGATGCGGACAAAATCCAATCAGAGGCAGTACGTCGTGTGGAAGAGATGGGGATTATCTTTTTAGATGAAATTGATAAAATTGCAGGCCGTGAAGGAAGGCAAGGCGCTGATGTGTCTAGAGAAGGGGTCCAAAGAGACTTACTTCCCATCGTTGAAGGATCAACAGTCAATACAAAGATTGGGCCGATCAAAACAGATCATATTCTTTTTATTGCTGCTGGTGCCTTTCATATGACAAAACCATCAGACCTCATTCCCGAACTCCAAGGACGATTCCCGATTCGTGTGGAGTTGGAAACATTAACCGAGTCAGATTTTATTAAAATATTAACCACTCCTAAATCTTCTCTCACCAAACAATATGAAGCC
Above is a window of Leptospira perdikensis DNA encoding:
- the hslU gene encoding ATP-dependent protease ATPase subunit HslU, whose product is MTYPTILAEAVGSPNQAEELTPRQIVEKLDEHIIGQTKAKRAVAVALRNRSRRRKLDESLREEIYPKNIIMIGPTGVGKTEIARRLSKLCGAPFLKVEATKYTEVGYVGRDVESMIRDLAMGALNLVKAEFRDRVKDKAIEKAEEIILDAILPPIFHKKEEDLNPEEKERQTSYKESREKFREKLRKGILNEQEIEIDIPKPSAPSGMPMLQVFGAGNMEDMDNQLQSLLGDLMPKKSGKRKVKVSDAGKLLTESEAEKLIDADKIQSEAVRRVEEMGIIFLDEIDKIAGREGRQGADVSREGVQRDLLPIVEGSTVNTKIGPIKTDHILFIAAGAFHMTKPSDLIPELQGRFPIRVELETLTESDFIKILTTPKSSLTKQYEALLATEGVKIEYTTDGIAEIAKLAFQMNEKNENIGARRLNTIMEKLLEDTSFDAPDLPPDQKQIVINEGYVSSKLKGIVEDKDLSRFIL